A single Symbiobacterium thermophilum IAM 14863 DNA region contains:
- a CDS encoding GNAT family N-acetyltransferase — translation MPLSEIDTERLLLRPVGPGDAPDLQALAAAEAGEPPDPAGAPFPTADVERWIAEQQAGWQAGTHCTFAARTRAGAFVGVVQLRRSPSAPRAELGFATAPGARRQGYATEACRAVLRFAFEHLRLARVSALCLETNRASVRVLEKLGFRLAARLEPEGAQGAGAAPLLFYVRTCDP, via the coding sequence ATGCCCCTGTCCGAGATCGACACCGAACGGCTCCTGCTCCGCCCCGTGGGGCCGGGCGACGCGCCGGACCTGCAGGCGCTGGCCGCCGCGGAGGCCGGAGAGCCGCCGGATCCCGCGGGCGCCCCGTTTCCGACCGCCGACGTCGAGCGCTGGATCGCGGAGCAGCAGGCCGGGTGGCAGGCAGGAACCCACTGCACCTTCGCCGCCCGCACCCGCGCTGGCGCCTTCGTCGGCGTCGTCCAGTTGCGGCGCAGCCCATCCGCTCCCAGGGCGGAACTCGGCTTCGCGACGGCGCCCGGTGCGCGCAGGCAGGGCTACGCCACCGAGGCCTGCCGGGCCGTCCTCCGGTTCGCCTTCGAACACCTCCGCCTGGCCCGGGTGTCCGCGCTGTGCCTGGAGACCAACCGGGCGTCCGTGAGGGTCCTGGAGAAGCTGGGCTTCCGGCTGGCTGCCCGGCTCGAGCCCGAAGGCGCACAGGGGGCCGGGGCGGCGCCCCTGCTGTTCTACGTGCGGACGTGCGACCCGTAG
- a CDS encoding PaaI family thioesterase, giving the protein MSEPFVSERDHLQGLHWQCFGCGQENRLGLRLNIRLVGDRTECTFTPIPEFQGPPGVAHSGIIATVLDEVMSQLIYAQLQLAVTRKIEITYRRPIRVGQTYYFSAWIVKQNTRIIAAKAEARDAEGNQVARARGIFAPMDEERVAKFLDKD; this is encoded by the coding sequence ATGAGCGAACCGTTTGTCTCAGAGCGCGATCACCTCCAGGGGTTGCATTGGCAATGCTTCGGCTGCGGTCAGGAGAACCGGCTGGGACTGCGGCTCAACATACGGCTGGTCGGCGACAGGACCGAGTGCACCTTCACGCCCATCCCGGAGTTCCAGGGCCCGCCCGGGGTCGCCCACAGCGGGATCATCGCGACGGTGCTCGACGAGGTGATGAGCCAGCTGATCTACGCGCAGCTGCAGCTCGCCGTCACCCGCAAGATCGAGATCACCTACCGCCGCCCGATCCGCGTGGGGCAGACCTACTACTTCAGCGCGTGGATCGTCAAGCAGAACACCCGCATCATCGCCGCCAAGGCCGAGGCCCGGGACGCCGAGGGCAACCAGGTCGCCCGCGCCCGCGGCATCTTCGCCCCGATGGACGAGGAGCGGGTGGCCAAGTTCCTGGACAAGGATTAG
- the thrS gene encoding threonine--tRNA ligase: MSSVVHVTLPDGSVREYPQGITIAEAVAQIGPRLAKAALAAKVDGRLVDLSARLEKDCTLQVLTFKDEEGREVFRHTSTHIMAQAVKRLFPEAKLTVGPPLENSFYYDFDLPRPLTPEDLEKIEAEMAKIVEADYPIVRQEVDREEAKRFFAERGEDYKVLLVDKIPEDEVVSIYTQGEFTDLCVGPHLPSTGRVKAFKLLSVAGAYWEGNQANKQLQRVYGTSFESKKDLEDYLFRLEEARRRDHRRLGPELGLYRFEEVAPGFAFWLDKGYRLYRELENWSRKLQEARGYEEVSTPWIVSSKLYETSGHWQHYRQNMFEIRAEDQDFATKPMNCPCHCVLYKSQIRSYRDLPLKIAEYGPLSRFEASGTLHGLLRVRGFHQDDAHLFVRPDQIEEQIREVIGLVDTIYGTLGLEYEIKLSTRPEDFMGDIELWNEAEAALARALDGMGRSYKLNPGDGAFYGPKLDFDVTDALGRKWQCATVQLDFQLPIKFDLTYIGEDGKEHRPVMIHRAIMGTLERFIGILTEHYAGNFPLWMAPVQARVLPITDRHHAYAGEVVAKLQEAGLRVEGDYRNEKVGYKIREAELLKIPFILVVGDKEAEAGAVAVRRRGMKDLGPMPLADFLALAQSEIASKAMDEACRKAASGTRD; the protein is encoded by the coding sequence ATGTCCAGCGTCGTGCACGTGACCCTGCCGGACGGCAGCGTGCGGGAGTACCCGCAGGGAATCACCATTGCCGAGGCGGTGGCCCAGATCGGGCCGCGGCTGGCGAAGGCCGCGCTCGCCGCGAAGGTGGACGGCCGGCTCGTCGACCTGTCCGCCCGACTCGAGAAGGACTGCACCCTGCAGGTCCTGACCTTCAAGGATGAGGAGGGCCGCGAGGTCTTCCGCCACACCTCCACCCACATCATGGCCCAGGCGGTGAAGCGGCTCTTCCCGGAGGCCAAGCTGACCGTCGGCCCGCCCCTGGAAAACTCCTTCTACTACGATTTCGACCTGCCCCGGCCCCTGACGCCGGAGGACCTGGAGAAGATCGAGGCCGAGATGGCCAAGATCGTCGAGGCCGACTACCCCATCGTCCGCCAGGAGGTGGACCGGGAGGAAGCCAAGCGGTTCTTCGCCGAGCGCGGCGAGGACTACAAGGTGCTCCTGGTCGACAAGATCCCCGAGGACGAGGTGGTGTCGATCTACACCCAGGGCGAGTTCACCGACCTGTGCGTGGGCCCGCACCTGCCCTCCACCGGCCGGGTGAAGGCGTTTAAGCTGCTGAGCGTCGCCGGCGCCTACTGGGAGGGGAACCAGGCCAACAAGCAGCTCCAGCGGGTCTACGGTACCTCCTTCGAGTCGAAGAAAGACCTGGAGGATTACCTGTTCCGGCTGGAGGAGGCCAGGCGGCGCGACCACCGCAGACTGGGCCCGGAGCTGGGGCTGTACCGGTTCGAGGAGGTGGCTCCCGGCTTCGCCTTCTGGCTCGACAAGGGCTACCGGCTCTACCGGGAGCTGGAGAACTGGAGCCGGAAGCTGCAGGAGGCCCGGGGGTACGAGGAGGTCAGCACGCCGTGGATCGTCTCGTCCAAGCTGTATGAGACGTCGGGCCACTGGCAGCATTACCGGCAGAACATGTTCGAGATCCGGGCGGAGGACCAGGACTTCGCCACCAAGCCGATGAACTGCCCGTGCCACTGCGTGCTGTACAAGAGCCAGATCCGGTCCTACCGGGACCTGCCGCTGAAGATCGCCGAGTACGGTCCGCTCTCCCGCTTCGAGGCCTCGGGCACGCTCCACGGTCTGCTGCGGGTGCGGGGCTTCCATCAGGACGACGCCCACCTCTTCGTGCGGCCGGATCAGATCGAGGAGCAGATCCGGGAGGTCATCGGCCTGGTGGACACCATCTACGGCACTCTGGGGCTGGAGTACGAGATCAAGCTCTCCACCCGGCCGGAGGACTTCATGGGCGACATCGAGCTGTGGAACGAGGCCGAGGCCGCCCTCGCCCGGGCGCTGGACGGCATGGGCCGCAGCTACAAGCTGAACCCCGGCGACGGCGCGTTCTACGGGCCGAAGCTGGACTTCGACGTCACCGACGCCCTGGGCCGCAAGTGGCAGTGCGCCACGGTGCAGCTGGACTTCCAGCTTCCCATCAAGTTCGACCTTACCTATATCGGCGAGGACGGCAAGGAGCACCGGCCGGTGATGATCCACCGGGCGATCATGGGCACGCTGGAGCGGTTCATCGGTATCCTCACCGAGCACTACGCCGGCAACTTCCCGCTGTGGATGGCCCCGGTGCAGGCCCGGGTGCTGCCCATCACGGACCGGCACCACGCGTACGCGGGCGAGGTGGTGGCGAAGCTGCAGGAGGCCGGGTTGCGGGTCGAGGGCGACTACCGCAACGAGAAGGTGGGTTACAAGATCCGCGAGGCGGAGCTGCTGAAGATCCCCTTCATCCTGGTCGTCGGCGACAAGGAGGCCGAAGCGGGCGCCGTGGCGGTGCGCCGCCGGGGCATGAAGGACCTGGGTCCCATGCCGCTGGCCGACTTCCTGGCACTGGCGCAGTCGGAGATCGCCTCCAAGGCCATGGATGAGGCCTGCCGCAAGGCGGCCTCCGGGACGAGGGACTAG
- the ltrA gene encoding group II intron reverse transcriptase/maturase, with translation MEQVVARENMLAALKRVERNGGAPGVDGVPTERLRDQIRVEWSRIREGLLQGTYRPQPVRRVEIPKPGGGKRMLGIPTVMDRLIQQALLQVLTPIFDPTFSESSYGFRPGRRGHDAVRKARQYVEEGYDWVVDMDLEKFFDRVNHDVLMARVARRVTDKRVLRLIRRYLQAGVMLNGVVVATEEGTPQGGPLSPLLANILLDDLDKELERRGHHFVRYADDCNIYVRSKRAGERVYRSVRHFLQERLRLKVNEEKSAVDRPWKRQFLGFSFYKHRGVRIRLAPKSLKRVKDKLRTLTDRNRSQSMEDRIRRLNAYLRGWVGYYALSDARSAFERLEGWLKRRLRACVWKQWKRVRTRFRELRALGLPEWVVHQLANSRKGPWRMAGGPLNSALGDAYWRAQGLISLTECYEATRQSWRTAGCGPACPVV, from the coding sequence ATGGAGCAGGTGGTGGCCAGGGAGAACATGCTGGCCGCCCTGAAACGGGTGGAGCGGAACGGAGGCGCTCCCGGCGTGGACGGTGTCCCCACCGAACGGCTGCGGGACCAGATTCGCGTGGAGTGGAGCCGCATCCGTGAGGGACTGCTCCAGGGGACCTACAGACCGCAGCCAGTCCGCCGGGTCGAAATCCCGAAACCGGGCGGCGGCAAGCGGATGCTGGGGATTCCCACCGTGATGGACCGCCTGATCCAACAGGCACTCCTGCAAGTACTGACGCCGATCTTTGACCCGACATTCTCCGAATCCAGCTACGGCTTTCGGCCGGGGCGGCGGGGTCATGATGCGGTCAGGAAGGCACGTCAGTACGTGGAGGAAGGGTACGACTGGGTCGTGGACATGGACCTGGAGAAGTTCTTCGACCGGGTCAACCACGACGTGCTGATGGCCCGCGTGGCGCGGCGGGTAACGGATAAGCGTGTGCTGCGGCTGATCCGGCGGTACTTACAGGCTGGGGTCATGCTGAACGGGGTAGTCGTGGCGACGGAGGAAGGGACGCCGCAGGGCGGTCCGCTGAGCCCGCTGCTGGCGAACATCCTGCTGGATGACCTCGACAAGGAGCTGGAGCGCCGCGGGCACCACTTCGTCCGGTACGCCGATGACTGCAACATCTACGTCCGCAGCAAGCGGGCGGGAGAACGGGTCTACAGGAGCGTGCGCCACTTCCTGCAGGAGCGGTTACGGCTGAAGGTCAACGAGGAGAAGAGCGCAGTGGACCGGCCGTGGAAGCGGCAGTTCCTCGGGTTTAGTTTCTACAAGCACCGGGGAGTGCGCATCCGGCTGGCCCCGAAGAGCCTGAAGCGCGTGAAGGACAAGCTCCGCACGCTGACGGACCGCAACCGCAGCCAGAGCATGGAGGACCGAATCCGGCGCCTGAATGCTTACTTGCGGGGCTGGGTTGGGTACTATGCGCTCTCCGATGCCAGGTCAGCCTTTGAAAGACTCGAAGGATGGCTGAAGCGTCGGCTGCGAGCATGCGTATGGAAGCAGTGGAAGCGTGTACGCACGCGCTTTCGGGAGTTGCGCGCCCTCGGTTTGCCCGAATGGGTAGTCCACCAACTCGCCAACAGCCGCAAAGGCCCGTGGCGGATGGCAGGTGGCCCACTAAACAGCGCCCTGGGCGACGCCTACTGGCGTGCCCAGGGGCTGATAAGCCTGACCGAATGCTATGAAGCGACTCGTCAATCCTGGCGAACCGCCGGATGCGGACCCGCATGTCCGGTGGTGTGA